The Mycobacteriales bacterium genome contains the following window.
CCGACCGCCGCCGGTTTCCTCGTCGGCGAGCACGTGCGGGTGCGCGACGAGCTGCACCAGCTGGCCCGACCCGTCGAGGAGGAGCGGCAGTCGGCGGCGGTGGAGCTGGCCGAGCTGTGCGAGCTGCTGCGCGCGAACGGCCTCGTCGGGGCGGACCCCACCCGTGACGAGCTGCTCCTCGCCATGCACGCGGCACTGACCCGCACGCCGTGCCGCCTGGTCGCGGTCGCCCCGGGCGACGCCGTGGGCGACCTGCGCCAGCCGAACCTGCCCGGCACCGTCGACGAGTACCCGAACTGGCGGCTGCCGATTGCCGACGCCGAGGGCCGGCCGCTCACCGTCGAGGACCTGCGTGCCGACCCCGGCGTACGACGTGTGGTCGCGCTGATGCAGGAACATCTCTGATCGCGTCGAAGCACCCGACCGGGCGGCGCGTCGCGCGGGGGTCGACGTGCCGCCCTTGCGCGCCGAGCCAGGAGGGGTTGGGTACCGTTTCCGCCGTGACCCACCGCACCATCCGGCGCGCGACCGCCGTGATCACGGGCCTGACGATTCCGTTGCTGCTCGCGACGCCGGCCCTCGCCCGCGACGACGGCGAGATCCCCTCGCACATCGGCCCGTGGTACGTCGTCGGCGTCTACGTCGCCGTGCCGCTCCTCGTCTTCCTCGGCATCTGCACGTTCGTGCTGCTGCCGGCCATGCTGCGGGCCCCGCGCTACCGCCCGGGCAAGCCGTGGCACCACGACCCGCTGTGGTTCGGCGGGCCGGACGATCCCGAGGAGGCGCTGCGCGGGGCGCGCGCCGGTGTCACGTCGAAGGGTGGCGCACGTGCCGAGTGGTGACGGGTTCACCGACGCGCAGGTCCGCGAGATGAGCCAGGCTCTGAGTTCGGCCAGCCGCGACACCGGGCTGCACTTCTCGGTCTTCGTCGGGCCGGTCGACCGACCGATCCGCACCTACGCGGAGAGGCTGCACGCAGCGCTCGGCGACAGCGCGCCCGCGGGGGTGCTGATCTGCGTCTCGCCCGGCGACCGGGAGATGGAGATCGTCACCGGCGCCGAGTCGGGCCGGCGGCTCAACGACCGCAACTGTGCGCTGGCCGCGATGTCGATGGCGTCGACGTTCTCCGGTGGCGACCTCGTCGGGGGCGTGGTGACCGGCCTGCGGATGATGGCCGACATCGCCGGCCGCGTCCACGTAGAGCAGTAGCGCCGGGCCAGAGCAGGCTAGACAGACGCGGCGTCGCGCTCCCGCCCGCGCAGCGCCCGGGCCACGGCGTCGCGGCCCTCGCTAACCAGGCGCCGCAGCGCCGGCTCGGGCCGCACGGCCGCGAGCCACTCGTCGGTCGCCGTGATGGTCTCCTGCTCGACCAGCAGCGACGGGTAGAGGCCGACCACGACCTGGTGCGCCATCTCGTTCGTCATCCGCGCCCAGACGTCGGGCAGCGCGGCGAAGTAGGCGTCGCGGTAGGGCCGCAGCAGCTCGATCTGGTCGGGCTGCATGAACGCACCGATCACGGCGGCGTGCTCGGCGTTGGGCAGCTCGTCGGACAACGCCAGCTCCCACGCCTGCCGCTTCGCCTCGGCGGTCGGCATCGCGGCGCGGGCGGCCCGGACGTGCCGGCGGCCCTGCGCGGTGTTGTCGCGCGCGAGCTCGGCCTGCAGGTCGGCTTCGCCGGCGGCGCCGAGCGCGACGAGCCGGTGCAACAGGTGCCAGCGCAGCTCCGTGTCGACGGTCAGCCCGTCGACGTGCCGCTCACCCGACAGCAGCCTTCGCAGCAGCGCGATGTCGTCGTCGCCGTGCGCTGCCGAGGCGAACGTGCGCACCCACGACAGCTGGTGGTCGGTGCCCGCCGGCGCGTCGTACAGGAACTGCCGGGACGCGTCGGCGAGCTTGCGCAGCCCCACCGGCCGGTAGGCCGGCTCGGTGAAGGTGTCCAGCGCGGCCTTCGCCAGCCGCTGCAACGACTGCACGAGCCCGATGTCGGACTCCGCGCCGACACCTGCGAGCACGAGGTCGACGTAGTCGCGGGTCGCCATCTCGGCGTCGCGGGTCATGTCCCACGCGGCCGTCCAGCACAGCGCCCGCGGCAGCGAGTCGCGCAGCTCGCCGATGTGCTCGATGAGCGTGCGCTGCGACCGCTCGTCGAGCCGGATCTTCGCGTAGGTGAGGTCGTCGTCGTTGATCAGCAGCAGGTCGGGCACCCGCTTGCCGGCGAGCTGCGGGACCTCGGTCGTGGCGCCCGTCACGTCGAGCTCGACGCGCTCCCGTCGCAGCAGCCCCTCGCTGGTGCGGTCGTAGAGCCCGATTGCCAGCCGGTGCGAGCGCAGCGTGGGGTACTCCGTCGGGGCCTCCTGCTCGACCGCGAACGAGCCGAACGTGCCGTCGGCGCCGACGTCGAACCGCGCCCGCAGCGTGTTGACGCCCGCGGTCTCCAGCCACTCCTTCGACCAGGCGGACAGGTCGCGCCCGGAGGCCTGCTCGAGCTCGACCAGCAGGTCGCGCAGCGTGGTGTTGGCGTACTCGTGGTCGCGGAAGTAGCTGCGCATCGCGTGGAAGAACGGCT
Protein-coding sequences here:
- the pepN gene encoding aminopeptidase N — protein: MSDNNITRDEARARAALLNVASYAVDLDLRGAGSGDRTFRSETTVAFTCTEPGASTHIDITADRIVEATLNGRPIDESAFTGHRLQLDGLRESNELRVVADCVYMRTGEGLHRFIDPVDDGVYLYTQFETFDAHRMYACFDQPDLKASYEFRVIAPADWVVVSNTQARVEDAAGGGSRWLFTPTARMSTYITALVAGHYHAVHDEHDGIPLGIYCRRSLAEHLDAEEIFTVTKQGFDFFHQLFDYRYAFGKYDQCFVPEFNAGAMENAGCVTFLEDYVFRSKVTDASYERRAETILHEMAHMWFGDLVTMRWFDDLWLNESFATYASVVAQVEATRWTHAWTTFANVEKTWAYRQDQLSTTHPIAADIEDNDAVRTNFDGITYAKGASVLKQLVHWVGPEPFFHAMRSYFRDHEYANTTLRDLLVELEQASGRDLSAWSKEWLETAGVNTLRARFDVGADGTFGSFAVEQEAPTEYPTLRSHRLAIGLYDRTSEGLLRRERVELDVTGATTEVPQLAGKRVPDLLLINDDDLTYAKIRLDERSQRTLIEHIGELRDSLPRALCWTAAWDMTRDAEMATRDYVDLVLAGVGAESDIGLVQSLQRLAKAALDTFTEPAYRPVGLRKLADASRQFLYDAPAGTDHQLSWVRTFASAAHGDDDIALLRRLLSGERHVDGLTVDTELRWHLLHRLVALGAAGEADLQAELARDNTAQGRRHVRAARAAMPTAEAKRQAWELALSDELPNAEHAAVIGAFMQPDQIELLRPYRDAYFAALPDVWARMTNEMAHQVVVGLYPSLLVEQETITATDEWLAAVRPEPALRRLVSEGRDAVARALRGRERDAASV
- a CDS encoding DUF5130 family protein; this translates as MPSGDGFTDAQVREMSQALSSASRDTGLHFSVFVGPVDRPIRTYAERLHAALGDSAPAGVLICVSPGDREMEIVTGAESGRRLNDRNCALAAMSMASTFSGGDLVGGVVTGLRMMADIAGRVHVEQ